Proteins encoded in a region of the Aphelocoma coerulescens isolate FSJ_1873_10779 chromosome 28, UR_Acoe_1.0, whole genome shotgun sequence genome:
- the LOC138099672 gene encoding cocaine- and amphetamine-regulated transcript protein-like, giving the protein MENARLCLLCLVGSGFILLGTPEPVPEPTLSPPGQSREDTELVEVLQEVLDKLETREPPALEKRLSWVPWCEPGEPCAVRRGARIGKLCSCRRGTSCNLFILKCS; this is encoded by the exons ATGGAAAACGCTCggctctgcctgctctgcctggtGGGCTCCGGCTTCATCCTGCTCGGCACACCGGAGCCGGTACCGGAGCCCACCCTGAGCCCGCCCGGGCAGAGCCgggaggacacagagctg GTGGAGGTGCTCCAGGAGGTGCTGGACAAGTTGGAGACCCGGGAGCCGCCGGCGCTGGAGAAGAGGCTGAGCTGGGTGCCCTGG TGCGAGCCCGGGGAGCCGTGCGCGGTGCGGCGCGGGGCGCGCATCGGGAAGCTCTGCAGCTGCCGCCGCGGCACCTCCTGCAACCTCTTCATCCTCAAGTGCTCCTGA